GTAGTCTATCCTTTTGTGTTTAACGACAATAGTATTAGTTAGCGATATATAATTAACAgttatcaaaataatattattccaTGCAGATGACTGACCTATTGTTTAAATGTCACTCTCAATGAAACCCCATGACTCAAGAAATGTCCTCGCTTAAGTAAAAGCTGAGAAGACCCCAGTTGTAAAATGCTGTCATTCATCTGCGAATGTGACATTTGtcataaacacacacacacaaaaacacTTTATTCTACAAAAGCGGCTATAAATATATCTGGTGGCATATCAGAGTGTTGTGGTCCTTTATATCCAAGAGGGACCGTATAGAGAGGATGTATACTGTTAGTAATTCAAGAAAACACATGATGATGTGGTTCTTAGTGGGgatgtttttcttttgcatgGTGGATGAGTCAAATGCTCAATTGTCAGAGAACTTCTACGCCTCGACATGCCCTAACGTGGAGCTCATCGTTCGACAGGCGGTTACAACTAAATACCAACAAACACCCATCACGGCTCCAGGAACATTACGGATGTTCTTTCACGACTGTTTCGTTGGTGTATGTACGCTTTATTGTGATCTTGAAGCTTTTTTGTATTGTTATTCTTGTTTTCATGTGGTTGGTGACTGTATAGGGATGTGATGCTTCCGTGTTAATAGCATCTGACAACGGAGACGCGGAGAAGGATGCTCACGACAATATATCTCTCGCCGGAGACGGATTCGACACCGTGGCTAAGGCTAAACTCGCTGTGGAAGCTCAATGCCCTGGCCTTGTCTCATGTGCTGATATTCTGGCTCTGGCCGCCAGGGACGTGGTTGTCCTCGTAAGTCAACCCTCATCATTGTCTCTTCTTCTGATTCACCGAAAGTGAATGATCACTAGCCATGAAAACATGGTTTTCTTTTAAATGATGGGCATTttcactttctttttcttctaactttttcaaaaaacaaactCTTTTAAAATCGCActctcgtaaaaaaaaaaattgttggataaattcaaaattcattcaaaatgATCACTAACAATGAAAACATGGTTTTATGTTAGATGATGGGCGTTttcactttctttttcttcaaacTTTCTCAAAAACAAACTATATTAAAATCGGAAATTAtttggccaaaaaaaaatttcgtcgaataaatttaacattcattcgaAAAAAGACCAGTAACTATGTTATATCGTTAGGCTGGGGGTCCAGGGTTTAAGGTGGAGCTAGGGAGACGAGACGGACTCGTGTCACATGCCTCTAGCGTAGACGGGAAGTTACCAGGACCAGAGCTAGACGTAACCGGTCTAGTCAATCTATTCGCTAGTAACGGTCTTTCAATAACCGACATGATTGCTCTCTCAGGCGCACACACATTAGGATTCTCTCACTGCGACCGTTTCGCTCACCGTCTCTACAACTTCTCAGCCCTCATGCCAGTAGACCCCACGTTAGATCCGGCCTACGCACAACAGCTGATGCAAACCTGCCCTCGAGTCGGGTCGGAACCTAACGTTGTCTCAACCCTTGACGCCACCACCCCAGATGTCTTCGACAATGCCTACTTCCAGAACCTCGTGGCAAGGAAAGGACTCTTAACCTCCGACCAAGTTCTGTTTAACGACTTCAGGTCTCAGGCAACGGTGGTCAGGTTTGCAAACAACGCTGAAGATTTCAACAGCGCTTTCACCTCAGCTATGAGGAAACTCGGCCGCGTTGGAGTTAAAGTTGGGAAACAAGGAGAGATTAGAAAAGATTGCTCTGCTTTTAAttaactttatatatttaaaatgtcatAATCCAAAATGGAACATTTAttctaataatcttttttataaatctacCAATCGTAGATGTGTGCCGTGGATATGAATACAAACCAACAAACAAAACtgacaataacaacaacaacaacaaaaaaatcgaGACCAGAGCAAAAACTTCTGTATCGGCAAAGgcaaaacaaaaccaatgaATAAGAAGCCAAAAGGAACAGATTAAGCGCGGGTCTTGCCATAGAGCTGAGTGTAGACAGACTTGGTACGACGCACGAGAATCATACTCAAGATGCAAGCGACGATGCAGAAGCCAGACATAATAAGCGACGTCAAGAAGTAACATATTGAACCTTCGCATTTGAGGACATCATCCGGATTAAAAACAGACCCGTGCGCTTGTCTCTCAGCTTCCATGTCGTATATGCTGCTCG
Above is a window of Brassica napus cultivar Da-Ae chromosome A10, Da-Ae, whole genome shotgun sequence DNA encoding:
- the LOC111201481 gene encoding peroxidase 55, whose amino-acid sequence is MYTVSNSRKHMMMWFLVGMFFFCMVDESNAQLSENFYASTCPNVELIVRQAVTTKYQQTPITAPGTLRMFFHDCFVGGCDASVLIASDNGDAEKDAHDNISLAGDGFDTVAKAKLAVEAQCPGLVSCADILALAARDVVVLAGGPGFKVELGRRDGLVSHASSVDGKLPGPELDVTGLVNLFASNGLSITDMIALSGAHTLGFSHCDRFAHRLYNFSALMPVDPTLDPAYAQQLMQTCPRVGSEPNVVSTLDATTPDVFDNAYFQNLVARKGLLTSDQVLFNDFRSQATVVRFANNAEDFNSAFTSAMRKLGRVGVKVGKQGEIRKDCSAFN